One region of Pleuronectes platessa chromosome 18, fPlePla1.1, whole genome shotgun sequence genomic DNA includes:
- the zbtb8b gene encoding zinc finger and BTB domain-containing protein 8B, with translation MEVPCYLPKLLFELNEQRKRDFFCDCSILVEGRVFKAHRNVLFAGSGYFRALLVHYLQDNGKRNSTASLDIVTADAFSIILDFLYSGRLALNRRNVIEVMSAASYLQMTELVNFCKGYIRSSLEICNKDKERDTEKEEQAQDGAMGPADSGTPTDGISSGAGAAEPHSQVAERGAGLGPESVTSARTSLSNPVATPPGTSRDMDSDYHSREEFASGNEGQKGHMDQTNLSSSSSTALTPELVNPKLEYDPDEELMESPDTKDLSSYPGPSLHNPHHSRLHPQSPNERFSLGYSSSYNARQLIEMLARGEGPSPLGDRVGQRFSQGLSNSPGGGRMDESLGFVGSSIMEMQSDWLGEDAGDGLVVPVKLHKCPFCPYTAKQKGIMKRHIRCHTGERPFPCPMCCKRFTRQEHLRSHSLSVHRHYWPVSCKSCRRTFTGSSVSPGLRRFGICDSCNCVTTTHDESAPISAASQPEPMERADGDTDWSSFMDDVDEVEVGRVEDLVEKQMLERQLAVCSDVGHTLNLLPAVRSQENHVDS, from the exons ATGGAGGTGCCCTGCTACCTGCCCAAACTGCTGTTTGAGCTCAATGAGCAGCGGAAGCGAGACTTCTTCTGTGACTGCAGCATCCTTGTCGAGGGCCGTGTCTTCAAGGCCCATCGCAATGTGTTGTTTGCTGGTAGCGGCTATTTCCGAGCTCTCCTGGTTCACTATCTGCAG GATAATGGTAAACGCAACAGCACAGCATCACTGGACATTGTAACGGCTGATGCTTTCTCAATTATCCTGGACTTCCTCTACTCTGGCCGCTTGGCCTTAAACAGACGCAATGTCATTGAGGTGATGTCAGCTGCCAGTTACCTGCAGATGACTGAACTGGTGAACTTCTGTAAAGGATACATCCGCTCATCTTTGGAAATATGCAACAAAGACAAGGAGAGGGACActgagaaggaggagcaggcaCAAGATGGAGCGATGGGTCCCGCAGACAGCGGCACTCCAACCGATGGGATTTCAAGTGGTGCAGGGGCTGCAGAGCCTCATTCACAGGTTGCAGAGAGAGGTGCAGGTTTAGGTCCGGAGTCTGTCACCTCGGCTAGAACTTCCTTGTCGAACCCTGTTGCCACACCTCCAGGGACCAGCAGGGACATGGACAGCGATTACCATTCCAGGGAGGAGTTTGCATCCGGGAATGAAGGACAGAAGGGACACATGGATCAGACAAacctctcatcttcctcatccacTGCTTTGACCCCAGAGTTAGTGAACCCTAAGTTAGAATACGACCCTGATGAAGAGCTAATGGAGTCCCCTGACACCAAAGATCTTTCCTCGTATCCTGGGCCTTCTTTGCATAATCCTCATCATAGCAGGTTACATCCCCAAAGTCCCAACGAGCGCTTCTCCCTGGGATACAGCTCTTCTTATAATGCCAGGCAGCTGATTGAGATGCTGGCCAGAGGCGAGGGCCCCAGTCCCCTGGGGGACCGAGTGGGGCAGCGCTTTTCCCAAGGACTTAGTAACAGCCCAGGAGGTGGGCGAATGGATGAAAGTTTAGGTTTCGTGGGATCGTCTATCATGGAGATGCAGTCTGACTGGCTTGGAGAGGATGCAG GCGATGGCTTGGTAGTGCCAGTGAAGCTCCACAAGTGCCCATTCTGCCCGTACACTGCCAAACAGAAGGGCATCATGAAGAGACACATCCGTTGTCACACAGGAGAGAGACCCTTCCCCTGTCCCATGTGTTGCAAGAGGTTTACAAGACAGGAGCATCTCCGCAGCCATTCTCTCAGT GTCCACAGGCACTACTGGCCCGTGTCTTGTAAGAGCTGCAGACGAACCTTCACCGGATCCAGTGTGTCGCCGGGACTCAGACGCTTCGGCATCTGCGACAGCTGCAATTGCGTGACAACCACTCATGATGAGTCCGCCCCCATTTCGGCGGCCAGCCAACCAGAGCCCATGGAGCGTGCAGATGGCGATACAGATTGGTCCAGTTTTATGGACGACGTGGACGAGGTGGAGGTTGGCAGAGTGGAGGACTTGGTGGAGAAACAGATGCTTGAACGGCAGCTTGCCGTCTGCAGTGATGTTGGTCACACACTGAATCTGTTGCCCGCTGTGCGCAGTCAAGAAAACCATGTTGACTCTTAA
- the LOC128461861 gene encoding tissue alpha-L-fucosidase produces the protein MVTMLPSPRPTCIVLFLISVLLIGPGGAGHYEPNWNSLDARPLPGWYDEGKIGIFVHWGVFSVPGYSQFSEWFWYWWKHDQRADVVQFMKRNYPPDFKYADFANKFHAEFFDPNEWADIFKASGARYIVFTSKHHEGFTNWPSETSWNWNSMDVGPHRDLVGELAAALKKRSLRLGLYHSMYEWFNPLYLSDKASGFKTQHFVAMKTLPELRFLVETYRPDLIWSDGDWEAPDTYWNSTQFLAWLYNDSPVKDEVVTNDRWGLGCYCKHGGYYNCADRYSPSKLPDHKWEKCQSIDSRSWGYRRDMKFIEVMDLPSIIKDMVAVVAMGGNYLLNIGPMADGMIAPVFEERLRGLGAWLQINGDAIYSTTFWRNQTENNTVEVWYTTKNSTVYAILLGWPSNQPFHLTTPKISATTSVTLLDYPDMRLKWKPLTPTDGLMILMPLMPPSHGNAWTLKLEGVA, from the exons aTGGTGACCATGTTGCCTTCACCGCGTCCTACCTGCATTGTTCTCTTCCTTATTAGTGTGTTGTTGATTGGACCTGGAGGCGCAGGGCACTACGAGCCGAACTGGAACAGTCTGGATGCCAGACCCCTGCCCGGGTGGTACGACGAGGGCAAGATCGGGATCTTCGTGCATTGGGGGGTCTTCTCGGTTCCCGGCTACAGTCAGTTCAGCGAGTGGTTCTGGTACTGGTGGAAGCACGACCAGCGCGCAGATGTCGTGCAGTTCATGAAGAGAAACTACCCGCCGGACTTCAAATACGCGGATTTTGCGAACAAGTTCCACGCGGAGTTCTTCGATCCGAATGAGTGGGCAGATATATTCAAAGCATCTGGAGCCAG GTATATTGTCTTCACATCCAAACACCATGAGGGATTCACCAACTGGCCTTCAGAAACTTCCTGGAACTGGAACTCTATGGACGTCGGTCCTCACAGGGACCTGGTGGGAGAACTGGCTGCTGCTCTCAAGAAGAG ATCCCTGCGCTTGGGTCTCTACCATTCCATGTACGAGTGGTTTAATCCCCTTTACTTGTCGGATAAAGCCTCCGGATTCAAGACTCAACATTTTGTGGCCATGAAGACTCTCCCGGAGCTCAGGTTCCTTGTGGAGACATACAGACCAGATCTGATCTGGTCAGATGGGGACTGGGAGGCACCAGATACCTACTGGAACTCCACACAGTTTCTGGCCTGGCTCTATAATGACAGCCCAGTCAAG GATGAGGTGGTTACCAATGACCGGTGGGGTCTGGGCTGCTACTGCAAACATGGAGGCTACTACAACTGTGCTGACAGGTACAGCCCAAGTAAACTCCCAGACCACAAGTGGGAGAAATGTCAGTCCATCGACAGCCGTTCCTGGGGATACAGAAGAGACATGAAGTTCATAGAAGTCATGGACCTGCCCTCCATCATAAAG GACATGGTGGCTGTGGTAGCAATGGGAGGCAACTACCTATTGAACATCGGGCCCATGGCAGATGGAATGATCGCCCCGGTGTTCGAGGAGCGGCTGAGGGGACTCGGTGCCTGGTTGCAGATAAACGGGGATGCTATCTATTCTACCACTTTCTGGAGGAACCAGACCGAGAACAACACGGTCGAAGTTTG GTACACTACCAAAAACAGCACAGTGTATGCCATACTGCTGGGTTGGCCCTCCAACCAACCATTTCACCTAACAACGCCTAAGATATCTGCAACAACCAGC GTGACACTTCTGGACTATCCCGACATGAGACTGAAGTGGAAGCCACTGACGCCAACAGACGGACTGATGATTCTTATGCCTCTGATGCCACCGTCTCATGGAAATGCCTGGACTCTGAAGCTGGAGGGTGTAGCCTGA
- the LOC128461926 gene encoding tissue alpha-L-fucosidase, whose protein sequence is MLLLLLCTAALVSQTAARYTANWTSLDARPLPPWYDQAKVGIFVHWGVFSVPSFGSEWFWWNWQGRQPPDAKLVSYMRSNYPPGFSYAEFAPQFHAQFFDPAEWADIFKASGAKYVVLTAKHHEGFTNWASPYSWNWNSVDTGPHRDLVGDLADAVRSRSLHYGLYNSLYEWFNPLYLADKKNGFKTQTFVTQKLLPELYNMVVRYKPELIWSDGDWEAPDTYWNSTQFLAWLYNDSPVKDTIVTNDRWGAGCSCKHGGYFNCEDKYTPGELPKHKWEKCTSVDKYSWGYRRNMRMIDLMDLPSIIKDMVRTVALGGNYLLNVGPTADGIIPPLFEERLRGLGAWLDVNGEAIYASQPWRVQTENSTGQQPIWYTSKGTTVYAILVTKPSETIIKLLVPKTSTTTKVTYLGNPKALPWSPVGPSSGLIVLLPQLPYSPGEAWVLKLENVH, encoded by the exons ATgttgctcctgctcctctgcaccGCGGCCCTCGTTTCTCAAACCGCGGCTCGCTACACCGCGAACTGGACGAGCCTGGACGCCCGGCCGCTGCCTCCGTGGTACGATCAGGCCAAGGTGGGGATCTTCGTCCACTGGGGGGTCTTCTCCGTCCCCAGCTTTGGCAGCGAGTGGTTCTGGTGGAACTGGCAGGGCCGACAGCCCCCGGATGCCAAGTTAGTGAGCTACATGCGCAGCAACTACCCGCCCGGCTTCAGCTACGCGGAGTTCGCTCCTCAGTTTCACGCTCAGTTCTTCGACCCGGCGGAGTGGGCGGACATCTTCAAGGCCTCCGGTGCAAA GTACGTCGTCCTTACGGCCAAACATCACGAGGGATTCACTAACTGGGCGTCTCCTTATTCCTGGAACTGGAACTCCGTGGACACTGGTCCTCACAGAGACCTGGTGGGCGACCTGGCAGACGCAGTGCGCAGCAG GTCATTGCACTATGGACTCTACAACTCCCTGTATGAGTGGTTTAACCCGCTCTACCTGGCTGACAAGAAGAATGGATTTAAAACACAGACGTTTGTGACGCAAAAGCTTCTTCCAGAGCTTTATAACATGGTCGTAAG GTACAAACCTGAGTTGATCTGGTCGGATGGGGACTGGGAAGCACCTGACACCTACTGGAACTCCACCCAGTTCCTGGCCTGGCTCTATAATGACAGCCCAGTTAAA GACACAATCGTGACCAATGACAGGTGGGGAGCTGGCTGCTCCTGTAAACATGGCGGCTACTTTAACTGTGAGGACAAGTACACTCCAGGTGAGCTGCCCAAGCACAAGTGGGAGAAGTGCACGTCTGTGGACAAGTATTCGTGGGGCTACAGGCGGAACATGAGGATGATTGACCTGATGGACTTACCCTCCATCATAAAG gATATGGTTCGTACCGTGGCTCTGGGAGGTAACTACCTTCTGAATGTGGGCCCCACAGCTGACGGGATCATCCCTCCTTTGTTTGAGGAGAGGCTCAGGGGTCTAGGGGCCTGGCTGGATGTCAACGGGGAGGCCATCTATGCCTCTCAACCCTGGAGGGTCCAAACGGAAAACAGCACTGGCCAACAGCCAATCTG GTATACATCTAAAGGGACCACCGTCTATGCCATCCTGGTAACCAAACCCTCGGAGACCATTATCAAACTGTTGGTACCCAAAACATCAACAACCACCAAG GTGACCTACTTGGGGAATCCAAAGGCTTTACCCTGGTCCCCAGTTGGTCCCAGCTCTGGCCTTATCGTCCTGCTGCCCCAGCTGCCCTACAGCCCCGGTGAGGCGTGGGTCCTGaaactggaaaatgtccatTGA